In a single window of the Pongo abelii isolate AG06213 chromosome 1, NHGRI_mPonAbe1-v2.0_pri, whole genome shotgun sequence genome:
- the GSTM3 gene encoding glutathione S-transferase Mu 3, whose product MSCESSMVLGYWDIRGLAHAIRLLLEFTDTSYEEKRYTCGEAPDYDRSQWLDVKFKLDLDFPNLPYLLDGKNKITQSNAILRYIARKHNMCGETEEEKIRVDIIENQVMDFRTQLIRLCYSSDHEKLKPQYLEELPGQLKQFSMFLGKFSWFAGEKLTFVDFLTYDILDQNRIFDPKCLDEFPNLKAFMCRFEALEKIAAYIQSDQFFKMPINNKMAQWGNKPVC is encoded by the exons ATGTCGTGCGAGTCGTCTATGGTTCTCGGGTACTGGGATATTCGTGGG CTGGCGCACGCCATCCGCCTGCTCCTGGAGTTCACGGATACCTCCTATGAGGAGAAACGGTACACGTGCGGGGAAG CTCCTGACTATGATCGAAGCCaatggctggatgtgaaattcaaaCTAGACCTGGACTTTCCTAAT CTGCCCTACCTCCTGGATGGGAAGAACAAGATCACCCAGAGCAATGCCATCTTGCGCTACATCGCTCGCAAGCACAACATGT GTGGTGAGACTGAAGAAGAAAAGATTCGAGTGGACATCATAGAGAACCAAGTAATGGATTTCCGCACACAACTGATAAGGCTCTGTTACAGCTCCGACCAC GAAAAACTGAAGCCTCAGTACTTGGAAGAGCTACCTGGACAACTGAAACAATTCTCCATGTTTCTGGGGAAATTCTCATGGTTTGCCGGGGAAAAG CTCACCTTTGTGGATTTTCTCACCTATGATATCTTGGATCAGAACCGTATATTTGACCCCAAGTGCCTGGATGAGTTCCCAAACCTGAAGGCTTTCATGTGCCGTTTTGAG GCTTTGGAGAAAATCGCTGCCTACATACAGTCTGATCAGTTCTTCAAGATGCCCATCAACAACAAGATGGCCCAGTGGGGCAACAAGCCTGTATGCTGA